A window from Theobroma cacao cultivar B97-61/B2 chromosome 3, Criollo_cocoa_genome_V2, whole genome shotgun sequence encodes these proteins:
- the LOC18604569 gene encoding protein NUCLEAR FUSION DEFECTIVE 4, whose product MVMENSFLDTKWMATAGSIWIQCTSGASYTFGIYSSILKSSQSYDQSTLDTVSVFKDIGANAGVLSGLLYATVTTRRSRFLSGPWVVHVAGAIQSFAGYFLMWASVVGLLRRPPVPLMCLFMLLAAHAQTFFNTANVVSGVENFQLFGGTIVGIMKGFLGLSGAILIQVYETLCEGDPTTFILILAITPTVVSLLLMPWVKIYRSSTVDDKKHLNGFSSIALSVAAYLMVIIILENIFTLPLWTRIITFMILLLLLAAPVGIAIKAHRDSVRLLQAPPPETSPLMNAPEPMPSTKYSQPQDPEEYHEIPGEPGQAKEASSSSDNSLEDEEDINLLQAMLSVNFWLLFIAMICGMGSGLATINNISQIGESLGYTTTERSSLVSLWSIWNFLGRFGAGFVSDIFLHKGWARPLFMVITLATLTFGHLIIASGFPGNLYVGSIVVGICYGSQWSLMPTITSEIFGVRHMGTIFNTIAIASPVGSYIFSVRVIGYLYDKVAIGEDNSCYGTRCFMLSFFIMASVAFFGFLVAFALFLQTRRFYMQVVLRRLRRSS is encoded by the exons atgGTCATGGAGAATAGTTTCCTGGACACGAAATGGATGGCCACAGCGGGCAGCATATGGATCCAGTGCACCAGCGGTGCTTCCTACACCTTCGGCATCTACTCTTCCATCCTCAAATCATCCCAATCCTACGATCAATCAACTCTAGACACCGTTTCCGTCTTCAAAGACATAGGCGCCAACGCCGGAGTCCTCTCCGGTCTCCTCTACGCCACCGTCACCACCCGCCGTAGCCGCTTCCTCAGTGGCCCCTGGGTGGTCCACGTGGCAGGGGCCATCCAGTCCTTTGCTGGGTATTTTCTCATGTGGGCCTCTGTGGTGGGGTTGCTCCGCCGCCCGCCCGTGCCGCTGATGTGCCTGTTCATGCTGCTGGCAGCTCATGCGCAGACGTTTTTTAATACGGCAAATGTTGTTAGTGGCGTGGaaaattttcagctttttGGTGGGACCATTGTGGGGATCATGAAG GGATTTCTTGGTTTGAGTGGAGCAATCCTAATTCAAGTGTATGAGACCTTATGTGAGGGTGATCCAACCacttttattttgatcctTGCGATCACACCCACTGTGGTCTCCCTCTTGCTCATGCCTTGGGTAAAAATCTACAGAAGTAGCACAGTTGATGACAAGAAGCACCTGAACGGTTTCTCTTCCATTGCTTTGAGCGTTGCTGCTTATCTCATGGTCATTATAATATTAGAGAATATTTTCACTCTACCCTTGTGGACGCGGATAATAACCTTCATGATTCTACTGCTTTTGCTTGCCGCCCCTGTTGGAATAGCAATCAAAGCCCACAGGGATTCTGTGAGACTATTACAAGCACCTCCCCCTGAAACAAGTCCTTTGATGAATGCCCCTGAGCCAATGCCATCAACCAAATATTCCCAACCACAAGACCCTGAGGAGTACCATGAGATCCCTGGTGAGCCAGGCCAAGCAAAGGAGGCTTCTTCTTCCAGTGACAACTCACTGGAGGATGAAGAAGACATCAATCTCTTGCAAGCAATGCTTAGTGTGAACTTCTGGTTGTTGTTCATTGCTATGATATGCGGAATGGGTTCAGGTCTGGCTACAATAAACAACATTAGTCAAATAGGTGAGTCTCTTGGTTACACAACCACCGAGAGAAGTTCTTTGGTTTCTTTGTGGAGCATATGGAATTTTCTTGGGCGGTTTGGAGCAGGGTTTGTGTCGGATATATTCCTACACAAAGGTTGGGCAAGGCCATTGTTCATGGTCATTACTCTTGCAACATTGACATTTGGCCACTTGATCATTGCTTCTGGTTTTCCTGGCAATTTGTATGTAGGCTCGATTGTGGTGGGTATTTGTTATGGTTCACAGTGGTCTTTGATGCCTACCATAACTTCGGAGATCTTTGGTGTTAGACACATGGGTACCATTTTCAACACCATTGCCATTGCTAGCCCTGTTGGATCTTACATTTTCTCTGTGAGAGTCATTGGGTATCTTTATGACAAGGTGGCAATCGGTGAAGATAACTCTTGCTATGGCACTCGATGTTTCATGttatcatttttcatcatgGCATCCGTTGCTTTCTTTGGATTTCTTGTTGCATTTGCGTTGTTCTTGCAGACAAGGAGGTTTTATATGCAGGTTGTGCTTAGAAGATTAAGGCGTTCTTCATGA